A region from the Mya arenaria isolate MELC-2E11 chromosome 2, ASM2691426v1 genome encodes:
- the LOC128206916 gene encoding uncharacterized protein LOC128206916, which yields MFSVAESVISNIFITWVLFMEKQWRELNIWPSQELVKHFAPSSFKRNYPNTVIVDGTEGPIKKPKNPTAQQATCSTYKNTNTVKVLIGTSLGGLVSYVSPSYGGSTSDRQIVEHSSLAVMCDKKDSIMADKGFNVQDIFAPHDVFINIPTFFKKKNRMSNETVIKDRKIASKRVHIERITGLAKTYKILTEPMIATETKLSSEIIFVCFMLCNFRNGIVPSYA from the coding sequence ATGTTCAGTGTTGCTGAAAGTgtaatttcaaacatattcattacatgGGTTCTCTTCATGGAGAAACAGTGGAGGGAACTCAACATCTGGCCGAGCCAAGAACTTGTTAAGCACTTTGCTCCAAGCAGTTTCAAAAGAAACTACCCAAACACAGTTATAGTAGATGGAACAGAAGGTCCAATTAAAAAACCTAAAAACCCAACCGCCCAGCAAGCCACGTGTTCTACATATAAAAACACGAATACTGTGAAAGTGCTGATAGGAACTTCACTAGGGGGTTTGGTTTCATATGTGTCACCTTCATATGGAGGCTCAACAAGTGACAGGCAGATTGTGGAGCATAGCTCATTAGCTGTGATGTGCGATAAAAAAGACAGTATTATGGCCGACAAAGGTTTTAATGTACAGGACATTTTTGCGCCGCATGATGTATTTATTAACATTCCAACattctttaagaaaaaaaatagaatgtcCAATGAAACTGTGATAAAGGATCGGAAAATTGCAAGTAAACGGGTGCATATAGAGAGGATTACTGGACTGGCGAAAACATACAAGATACTGACAGAGCCCATGATAGCAACAGAAACCAAACTCTCATCTGAAAtaatttttgtgtgttttatgctGTGTAATTTTAGAAATGGCATTGTGCCCTCGTATGCCTGA